The DNA sequence TTTTCACCCTGCTAGGTGTCTTTCTTGTGGGGGCCCCAATAGGCATCATCATGTTGTATCAAAGTCTGTCTGTCGTGTTGTCACAGTTCAATCATGCAAACATTCGGTTGCCCAGAAAAGTAGATGATGCCTTGAGCTGGGTGATTGTCTCACCCGATATGCACAAAGTGCACCATCATTATGTTTTACCCTATACCGATTCAAACTATGGAAATATTTTCTCGATTTGGGACAGACTTTTTGGTACTTATATGAAGCTTGACCCAGAGAAAATTGTATATGGGGTCGATACCTTTCCTGATGAAAAAGAGAATGGCAGTATTTTGGGCTTGTTAAAACAGCCGTTTCATAAATACCGAAAGCCTACGACCGGTCAATCATAGATTATATATTTCCCTTGATCTCGTTAAACGGCGGCTCTAAATTTGCTTGTGAAGTAATCGGGAATTTTTTTGGGTATTTCTAAAGATTTTGCAACTTGATAAAAGTGGAAAAAGCGGCCTAAAAAGGTGAATCAACAAGAATATTGAAAAGAACTATAGTAGAATCCGATATAGAATAGCCCCAATCATCTAGGCAAAGTTGCTAAAAAATAGACGTTTCTAAGAAATATTCTTGGAGGAATAAATTATTTTATCGTAATATTGCAATTAAATAATAAATATGGGACTGGCCAAAACCGAAATATTCACAGACAGGCAAAATCAGATTGCCATTTTTGCCAAGGCCTTTGGTCATCCGGCCCGTGTAGCCATTCTTCAACACCTGTTCAAGATCGAGTCTTGTTTCTGTGGTGATTTGGTAAATGAGATCGGACTTGCCCAGCCCACAATCTCGCAACATTTAAAAGAATTGAAATATTTGGGCCTTATCAAGGGAACTGTAGAGGGAACGAGTGTCTGTTATTGTATCGATCGAGAGAATTGGGCCGCCATGAAGGGGGTGATGGGAGATTTTCTTGATCAAGACCTACCCGAAAACGAAGAATGTTGCTAAAAAATTTGGAACGATTAATTGTTTTATTGCGATAAAAAAATTGAACAAAATCTTTTCTGATGAAAACAAACAAATCCTTAATCATTTTGACGCTGCTGGTTTTCATTCATCACGGCGTGAGAGCACAAAAGCTTGGAAACGAAATCGTAAAATCAGTGGCCAAAATCGAAGATACCTATCTGTTCATTCAAAAAGACAGGGCGATAGTATTAGATCAATTGGCTTCCAAAATTTTCAAATACAAGAAGGTAAATGAAACCGTGAACGTGGTTTTTATAGACAAAGAGAATAAAGAAAAAAGCCAACTTGCCGCCATTTGGCTCAAGACCGGGCTACTTTATTATGGACTGAACGGATATAGTGTCATTTCGGCGGGGTTTGAAACCCCAAATGGGCCGCTTCCAGAACTTGCCCTGCTCGAGCAATATGGTTTTAGGGTTACCGATACAAGCGGAGATAGACGCTCTTCCTATGATATAAATTATGGTTCCAAAAATTGGTCCGTACAGTACAAAACCATTGAATCTATCGACTTAAGTGAAGATGATACCCTCAATGTATTTGTTGAACAAGGAATTGCTTCTGAGCAAGGCTTGACCCAAACAACAATCCCATTATTTTCGCCTGAGCTGATTGCAAGGGAAATGCTTTACGTTGCATCAAGAATCAACTATTTGACCGAACACCAGCAATAAAAACCATTGAGATGAAAGTATCTGGGCTTTCTAATCTCGATGCTAATTCACGGTCATTATTTTTCTAAGGGAAACAGACTTTCCTTCTGGGGTAAACCCTTCTAAGCAGATCTCAAAATCACCACTGATATCTGACGTATAGAAATCGACAAGGGTCAAGTCTTCTTTGATTTCGAGATTGGGTTCCCAGAGCAGCTGGTACCTAAAATCAAATATTCTATCGGTTTCGAGCTTGTTATCCGATTCATATGTTTGCTTGAAATATTCTTTCTTGGGTTGTGGGTTGAACATATCGACCGTAATACGGTGATTTCCGCTAGAAAGTTCGGCATAGTTGCCGTCAAAGGTCTCAACTTCGAGTACTCCTTGAAAGATTTTTGGCCCGACTACATATTTATCCCTTAAAAAAGCAATGCTTCTTACCTCTCTTGCATTATAGGCAATAACACTGCTTTGGTCTTGTACCAGTATTCCATCGACGATTAGTAGTGGTAAAGAAGAAAAATCTTGATGAATATCATGGTCATGGGGTTTGACGTAAAATGCATATTCATTCTTTTCAAGTCTTCTCGACCATACCAAATCGATTACTTCTACCAAGGTTTCCCTTACTGTGGAAAATCGGGTATACTCGTCTAAAACATATTTTTTCATCTTATCCCTGTAAAAGGGCACTGTTGTTGGCGCAGGTCTTAAAGAATCGGATTTTATCGTGAAATAACCATTCTCGATTTGATTGTGCACGCTTCTGTCGATGATCATGGCCTTCATCCCAGGCGCTATTTGAAAATCATAAAATGTTATATCTGGGTAATCTAAAGCCAATTGGTCATGTAATACGATTTCGTACTCCTTTCTTTGCTCACCTAATACCTGTACCACCATTTCGGTGCCGTTGTGCTCTTTTTCGAGGTTTGTACGAAAGCTGCCATCAGCCTTGGTGTTGACAACCTTCAACTGATGCCCCCC is a window from the Muricauda sp. SCSIO 65647 genome containing:
- a CDS encoding ArsR/SmtB family transcription factor; translation: MGLAKTEIFTDRQNQIAIFAKAFGHPARVAILQHLFKIESCFCGDLVNEIGLAQPTISQHLKELKYLGLIKGTVEGTSVCYCIDRENWAAMKGVMGDFLDQDLPENEECC